A DNA window from Streptomyces canus contains the following coding sequences:
- a CDS encoding UDP-N-acetylmuramoyl-L-alanyl-D-glutamate--2,6-diaminopimelate ligase — translation MTYPGPPRPVRISATPLAELADQLGAEQPGNAAQVTGITHDSRAVRPGDLYAALPGARLHGADFVTQAVGLGAVAVLTDPAGAERAAATGLPVLVVEDPRACMGELAATIYGHPGRDLLQIGITGTSGKTTTAYLVEGGLKGVRSTGLIGTVEMRIGDERIKSERTTPEATDLQALFAVMRERGVEAVAMEVSSHALVLGRVDGCVFDIGVFTNLSPEHMEFHSGMEDYFQAKAQLFTPKRSRLGVVNLDDEYGRRLVKEATVPVVTFSAEGHPDADWRAADVEVGPMDSTFTVIGPKDERITARSPLPGPFNVANTLAAIVALAAAGLDPQTAADGVAAVPGVPGRLERVDAGQPYLAVVDYAHKTDAVESVLKALRKVTEGRLHVVLGCGGDRDRTKRGPMGAAAARLADTAVLTSDNPRSEDPLAILATMLEGAASVPVHERGEVQVFEDRAAAIAAAVARARPGDTVLVAGKGHEQGQDIAGVVRPFDDRQVLREAIQKTQG, via the coding sequence GTGACATATCCGGGACCGCCCCGGCCGGTCCGGATCTCCGCAACACCCCTCGCGGAGCTCGCCGACCAGCTGGGTGCCGAGCAGCCGGGGAACGCCGCGCAGGTCACGGGTATCACCCATGACTCGCGTGCCGTCCGCCCCGGCGACCTGTACGCCGCCCTCCCGGGCGCCCGCCTGCACGGCGCCGACTTCGTCACCCAGGCCGTCGGCCTCGGCGCGGTCGCCGTGCTGACCGACCCGGCAGGCGCCGAGCGCGCCGCCGCGACCGGGCTCCCGGTGCTGGTCGTCGAGGACCCGCGCGCGTGCATGGGCGAACTGGCGGCCACGATCTACGGTCACCCCGGCCGGGACCTGCTCCAGATCGGCATCACCGGCACCTCCGGCAAGACCACCACGGCGTATCTCGTCGAGGGCGGTCTCAAGGGGGTCAGGTCCACCGGCCTGATCGGCACCGTCGAGATGCGTATCGGCGACGAGCGCATCAAGTCCGAGCGCACCACGCCCGAAGCCACCGACCTCCAGGCCCTGTTCGCGGTCATGCGCGAGCGCGGGGTCGAGGCGGTCGCCATGGAGGTCTCCAGCCACGCGCTGGTCCTCGGGCGGGTCGACGGCTGTGTCTTCGACATCGGCGTCTTCACCAACCTCAGCCCGGAGCACATGGAGTTCCACTCCGGCATGGAAGACTACTTCCAGGCCAAGGCGCAGCTGTTCACGCCGAAACGCAGCCGTCTCGGCGTGGTCAACCTCGACGACGAGTACGGGCGCCGGCTCGTCAAGGAGGCCACGGTCCCGGTCGTCACCTTCTCCGCCGAGGGCCACCCGGACGCCGACTGGCGCGCCGCGGACGTCGAGGTCGGCCCGATGGACTCGACGTTCACCGTGATCGGCCCCAAGGACGAGCGGATCACCGCCAGGTCGCCGCTGCCGGGGCCCTTCAACGTGGCGAACACCCTCGCCGCGATCGTCGCCCTGGCCGCCGCGGGCCTCGACCCGCAGACCGCCGCCGACGGCGTCGCCGCGGTGCCGGGCGTGCCGGGCCGACTGGAGCGCGTGGACGCCGGACAGCCCTACCTCGCGGTCGTGGACTACGCCCACAAGACGGACGCCGTCGAGTCGGTGCTCAAGGCGCTCCGCAAGGTCACCGAGGGCCGGCTGCACGTCGTGCTGGGCTGCGGAGGCGACCGCGACAGGACCAAGCGCGGTCCGATGGGCGCCGCCGCGGCCCGCCTCGCCGACACCGCCGTACTGACCTCCGACAACCCCCGCTCCGAGGACCCCCTCGCGATCCTCGCAACCATGCTCGAGGGCGCGGCGTCCGTGCCAGTACACGAGCGTGGCGAGGTCCAGGTCTTCGAGGACCGGGCCGCCGCGATCGCAGCAGCCGTCGCCCGCGCGCGGCCGGGCGACACCGTACTGGTCGCCGGGAAGGGCCACGAGCAGGGCCAGGACATCGCCGGGGTGGTCCGTCCCTTCGACGACCGCCAGGTGCTTCGAGAAGCCATCCAGAAGACCCAGGGATGA
- a CDS encoding peptidoglycan D,D-transpeptidase FtsI family protein — MSDDFGRQPPRRRVPGPARPERSARPVGRPRPGPGARPARRPAAPRPAAPKTIRLGSPRPRLRLVGLALTLVLAAFVVRLLQVQAVDASTYAAKAEQNRYVGYTLAAERGGITDRDGVALATSEDAYDITADPTLFTREELKIDDGPEQAAALLAPILGQEQETIVKKLRPKDKKLRYVLLANRQTPQVWKQIKDLKSALATKSGTDPGTANVLAGVLSVPTTKRVYPNGDLAAGILGWVNADGKGGGGVEQQLNSLLAGKDGKIRYAQSGGRQVPTVGSTETPAVPGSDVELTIDRDIQWAAQQAITEQVKESKADRGYVIVQDTQTGQVLAMANSPGFDPNDLSKASSVNMGNAALQDAYEPGSTAKVMSMAAVLEQGVATPLTHVIVPNRLHRGDRLFKDDIDHETWYLTLNGVLAKSSNIGTILATGQLGKTQAQANQVLYSYLHKFGLGRYSGLDFPGETPGILAKPADWSTSQQYTIPFGQGVSLNAMQAASVYSTIANGGVRVEPTLVRGTKGPDGRFTPAAKPKKTRVVSAKTAKTLARMLESVVDDEEGTGTKARIPGYRVAGKTGTANRVDPATGKYKGYTSSFAGFAPADKPRITVYCAIQNATSGSYFGGQICGPVYKQVMEFALKTLQVPPTGAKAAKLPVSYTP, encoded by the coding sequence GTGTCCGACGATTTCGGCAGGCAACCGCCGCGCCGCCGCGTGCCCGGACCCGCACGCCCCGAGCGCTCCGCCCGCCCCGTCGGCCGACCGCGCCCGGGCCCCGGAGCCCGCCCGGCCCGCCGCCCTGCGGCGCCCCGCCCCGCGGCCCCCAAGACCATCCGCCTGGGCAGCCCCCGCCCCCGGCTGCGCCTGGTCGGCCTCGCGCTGACGCTGGTGCTGGCCGCCTTCGTCGTACGACTGCTCCAGGTGCAGGCCGTCGACGCGAGCACGTACGCCGCCAAGGCCGAGCAGAACCGGTATGTCGGCTACACGCTGGCCGCCGAGCGCGGCGGTATCACCGACCGCGACGGCGTGGCCCTCGCGACCAGCGAGGACGCGTACGACATCACGGCCGACCCCACGCTCTTCACCCGCGAGGAACTGAAGATCGACGACGGCCCCGAGCAGGCCGCCGCCCTGCTCGCCCCGATCCTGGGGCAGGAGCAGGAGACGATCGTCAAGAAGCTGCGGCCCAAGGACAAGAAGCTCCGCTACGTCCTGCTCGCCAACCGCCAGACCCCGCAGGTCTGGAAGCAGATCAAGGACCTGAAGTCCGCGCTCGCCACCAAGAGCGGGACCGACCCCGGCACGGCCAACGTCCTCGCGGGCGTCCTGTCCGTGCCGACCACCAAGCGCGTGTACCCGAACGGCGATCTCGCCGCCGGGATACTGGGCTGGGTCAACGCCGACGGCAAGGGCGGCGGCGGTGTCGAGCAGCAACTGAACTCCCTGCTGGCCGGCAAGGACGGCAAGATCCGCTACGCCCAGTCCGGCGGCCGTCAGGTGCCCACAGTGGGTTCCACCGAGACCCCGGCGGTGCCCGGCAGCGACGTCGAGCTCACCATCGACCGTGACATCCAGTGGGCCGCCCAGCAGGCCATCACCGAGCAGGTGAAGGAGTCCAAGGCGGACCGCGGGTACGTGATAGTGCAGGACACGCAGACCGGCCAGGTTCTCGCCATGGCCAACTCGCCCGGCTTCGACCCGAACGACCTGTCCAAGGCGAGCTCGGTGAACATGGGCAACGCGGCCCTCCAGGACGCCTATGAGCCCGGTTCCACCGCCAAGGTCATGTCCATGGCCGCCGTACTGGAGCAGGGGGTCGCCACCCCGCTCACGCATGTGATCGTGCCCAACCGGCTGCACCGCGGTGACCGGCTCTTCAAGGACGACATCGACCACGAGACCTGGTACCTCACGCTCAACGGCGTGCTCGCCAAGTCCAGCAACATCGGCACCATCCTGGCGACCGGCCAGCTCGGCAAGACCCAGGCGCAGGCCAACCAGGTGCTCTACTCCTACCTGCACAAATTCGGCCTCGGCCGCTACTCCGGACTCGACTTCCCCGGCGAGACCCCGGGCATCCTCGCCAAGCCCGCGGACTGGTCGACCTCGCAGCAGTACACGATTCCTTTCGGCCAGGGTGTGTCCCTCAACGCCATGCAGGCCGCGTCCGTCTACTCGACGATCGCCAACGGCGGTGTCCGCGTCGAACCCACGCTCGTGCGCGGCACGAAGGGTCCCGACGGACGCTTCACGCCCGCCGCGAAGCCCAAGAAGACAAGAGTCGTCAGCGCCAAGACGGCCAAGACACTGGCCCGGATGCTGGAGTCGGTCGTGGACGACGAGGAGGGCACCGGCACCAAGGCGCGCATCCCCGGCTACCGGGTCGCGGGCAAGACGGGCACGGCCAACCGCGTGGATCCGGCCACCGGCAAGTACAAGGGCTACACCTCGTCGTTCGCCGGCTTCGCGCCCGCCGACAAGCCCCGGATCACCGTCTACTGCGCCATCCAGAACGCCACCAGCGGCAGTTACTTCGGCGGCCAGATCTGCGGACCCGTCTACAAGCAGGTCATGGAGTTCGCCCTGAAGACCCTGCAGGTCCCGCCCACGGGGGCGAAGGCCGCGAAGCTGCCCGTCTCCTACACGCCCTGA
- the rsmH gene encoding 16S rRNA (cytosine(1402)-N(4))-methyltransferase RsmH → MSQSRHVPVMLQRCLDLLAPALERPGAVVVDCTLGLGGHSEALLQRFPEARLVALDRDKEALRLSGERLAPFGERATLVHAVYDELPEVLDRLGITRVQGVLFDLGVSSMQLDEADRGFAYAQDAPLDMRMDQTTGMSAAEVLNTYPPGELVRILRAYGEEKQAKRIVSAIVREREKQPFSHSARLVELIRDSLPQAAKRTGGNPAKRTFQALRIEVNGELSVLERAIPAAVKSLAVGGRIAVLSYHSLEDRLVKQVFAAGAATTAPPGLPVVPEQYQPRLKLLTRGAELPTEEEIAENRRAAPARCRGAERIRESIE, encoded by the coding sequence TTGAGTCAGAGTCGACACGTCCCGGTGATGCTCCAGCGGTGCCTGGACCTGTTGGCCCCCGCCCTTGAGCGGCCCGGAGCGGTGGTCGTCGACTGCACGCTCGGCCTCGGCGGCCACAGCGAGGCACTGCTCCAGCGGTTCCCCGAGGCCCGGCTCGTCGCCCTCGACCGCGACAAGGAGGCCCTGCGCCTGTCCGGCGAGCGGCTCGCGCCCTTCGGTGAGCGTGCCACCCTCGTCCACGCGGTCTACGACGAGCTCCCCGAGGTTCTCGACAGGCTCGGCATCACGCGCGTGCAGGGCGTCCTCTTCGACCTCGGTGTCTCCTCCATGCAACTCGACGAGGCCGACCGAGGCTTCGCCTACGCCCAGGACGCCCCGCTCGACATGCGCATGGACCAGACGACCGGCATGAGCGCCGCCGAGGTCCTCAACACCTACCCGCCGGGCGAACTCGTCCGGATCCTCAGGGCGTACGGCGAGGAGAAGCAGGCCAAGCGGATCGTGTCCGCGATCGTGCGGGAACGGGAGAAGCAGCCCTTCTCCCACAGTGCTCGGCTCGTCGAGCTGATCAGGGACTCCCTGCCGCAGGCCGCCAAGCGCACCGGCGGCAACCCGGCCAAGCGCACCTTCCAGGCCCTGCGTATCGAGGTCAACGGCGAACTCTCCGTCCTGGAGCGGGCGATCCCGGCCGCGGTGAAGTCACTCGCCGTGGGCGGCCGGATCGCCGTGCTGTCGTACCACTCGCTGGAGGACCGGCTGGTCAAGCAGGTCTTCGCGGCCGGTGCCGCCACCACCGCCCCGCCCGGACTGCCGGTCGTCCCCGAGCAGTACCAGCCCCGGCTCAAGCTGCTCACGCGCGGTGCCGAACTTCCCACCGAGGAAGAGATCGCCGAGAACCGGCGGGCCGCACCGGCGCGATGCAGGGGCGCCGAGCGAATCAGGGAGTCCATCGAGTGA
- a CDS encoding beta-class carbonic anhydrase, which translates to MTLFFPSHGRTGTAVTSTVMVMTTSASVPTEGAISPGGRVTDRLVDANERYAAAFTDPGMDARPVLHVAVVACMDARLDLHAALGLELGDCHTIRNAGGVVTDDVIRSLTISQRKLGTRSIVLIHHTGCGLEAITEDFRTELEMEVGQRPAWAVEAFRDVDQDVRQSMQRVRTSPFLVHTDDVRGFVFDVKTGLLREIDPA; encoded by the coding sequence ATGACGCTCTTTTTCCCTTCTCACGGCAGGACCGGAACGGCGGTGACCAGTACCGTCATGGTTATGACGACTTCCGCATCCGTTCCCACCGAAGGCGCCATATCTCCCGGCGGCCGTGTGACCGATCGCCTGGTCGACGCCAACGAGCGGTACGCCGCCGCGTTCACCGACCCCGGTATGGACGCCCGGCCGGTGCTGCACGTCGCCGTCGTGGCCTGCATGGACGCCCGACTCGACCTGCACGCCGCGCTCGGCCTGGAGCTCGGCGACTGCCACACCATCCGCAACGCGGGCGGTGTGGTCACCGACGACGTGATCCGCTCGCTCACCATCAGCCAACGCAAGCTCGGCACCCGCAGCATTGTCCTGATCCACCACACGGGCTGTGGCCTGGAGGCGATCACCGAGGACTTCCGCACCGAGCTGGAGATGGAGGTGGGCCAGCGTCCCGCGTGGGCGGTGGAGGCCTTCCGGGACGTCGACCAGGACGTACGGCAGTCCATGCAGCGGGTGCGCACCTCGCCGTTCCTGGTGCACACCGACGACGTGCGCGGCTTCGTGTTCGACGTGAAGACGGGCCTGCTGCGCGAGATCGACCCCGCGTAA